A window of Solea senegalensis isolate Sse05_10M linkage group LG20, IFAPA_SoseM_1, whole genome shotgun sequence contains these coding sequences:
- the si:dkey-81h8.1 gene encoding uncharacterized protein si:dkey-81h8.1 isoform X3, whose amino-acid sequence MDSNDKDPLPVRGTLSPGQLQSHLKMEPKTLGAIQIVIAALILCLSASVLQIHEVHFTGDVALFLIVVIQVTLSGSVLVHSGRRPNLFWVKCMLVLHLISAAFATAALGLMSKHLPYRQDSYHCEHCRKLELHAVLLIDGILGTLVIFLVLELLICITAMLFGLSVLAAGGAQAPSQRPVYPQTRPPPVPAVQASPAAAEPSRQVAVVVTEPDSDQVDYLSTPPTEPQVEPIDFLESEP is encoded by the exons ATGGACAGCAATGATAAAGACCCACTTCCTGTCAGGGGGACGCTCTCCCCGGGGCAACTGCAGTCCCACCTCAAGATGGAGCCCAAGACTCTGGGG GCGATCCAGATTGTCATCGCGGCTTTGATTCTGTGTCTGAGCGCGTCCGTGCTCCAGATCCACGAGGTCCACTTCACTGGAGACGTCGCCCTCTTCCTGATCGTTGTCATACAG GTGACGCTGTCTGGGTCGGTGTTGGTGCACAGCGGAAGGCGACCTAACCTCTTCTGG GTGAAGTGCATGCTCGTGCTGCATCTCATCAGTGCCGCGTTTGCCACCGCTGCGCTGGGTCTGATGTCCAAACACCTGCCGTACAGACAGGACTCGTACCACTGTGAACACTGCCGCAAACTGGAGCTGCACGCTGTG CTGCTGATTGACGGCATCCTGGGGACGCTGGTGATCTTCCTGGTGCTGGAGCTGTTGATCTGCATCACAGCCATGCTGTTTGGACTCAGCGTCCTCGCCGCTGGTGGAGCTCAG GCTCCCAGCCAGAGACCCGTCTATCCACAGACTCGCCCTCCACCTGTTCCAGCTGTGCAGGCGTCTCCAGCTGCAGCTGAACCATCTCGG caggtggcagtagtGGTAACTGAACCAGATTCGGATCAGGTGGATTACCTGTCCACCCCGCCCACTGAGCCGCAGGTGGAGCCCATCGACTTTCTGGAGTCAGAACCGTGA
- the si:dkey-81h8.1 gene encoding uncharacterized protein si:dkey-81h8.1 isoform X1, with amino-acid sequence MDSNDKDPLPVRGTLSPGQLQSHLKMEPKTLGAIQIVIAALILCLSASVLQIHEVHFTGDVALFLIVVIQVTLSGSVLVHSGRRPNLFWVKCMLVLHLISAAFATAALGLMSKHLPYRQDSYHCEHCRKLELHAVQHCFRKCTGLIEQKCKLLIDGILGTLVIFLVLELLICITAMLFGLSVLAAGGAQAPSQRPVYPQTRPPPVPAVQASPAAAEPSRQVAVVVTEPDSDQVDYLSTPPTEPQVEPIDFLESEP; translated from the exons ATGGACAGCAATGATAAAGACCCACTTCCTGTCAGGGGGACGCTCTCCCCGGGGCAACTGCAGTCCCACCTCAAGATGGAGCCCAAGACTCTGGGG GCGATCCAGATTGTCATCGCGGCTTTGATTCTGTGTCTGAGCGCGTCCGTGCTCCAGATCCACGAGGTCCACTTCACTGGAGACGTCGCCCTCTTCCTGATCGTTGTCATACAG GTGACGCTGTCTGGGTCGGTGTTGGTGCACAGCGGAAGGCGACCTAACCTCTTCTGG GTGAAGTGCATGCTCGTGCTGCATCTCATCAGTGCCGCGTTTGCCACCGCTGCGCTGGGTCTGATGTCCAAACACCTGCCGTACAGACAGGACTCGTACCACTGTGAACACTGCCGCAAACTGGAGCTGCACGCTGTG CaacattgtttcaggaaatgcaCCGGGCTGATCGAGCAAAAGTGTAAA CTGCTGATTGACGGCATCCTGGGGACGCTGGTGATCTTCCTGGTGCTGGAGCTGTTGATCTGCATCACAGCCATGCTGTTTGGACTCAGCGTCCTCGCCGCTGGTGGAGCTCAG GCTCCCAGCCAGAGACCCGTCTATCCACAGACTCGCCCTCCACCTGTTCCAGCTGTGCAGGCGTCTCCAGCTGCAGCTGAACCATCTCGG caggtggcagtagtGGTAACTGAACCAGATTCGGATCAGGTGGATTACCTGTCCACCCCGCCCACTGAGCCGCAGGTGGAGCCCATCGACTTTCTGGAGTCAGAACCGTGA
- the si:dkey-81h8.1 gene encoding uncharacterized protein si:dkey-81h8.1 isoform X2, whose amino-acid sequence MDSNDKDPLPVRGTLSPGQLQSHLKMEPKTLGAIQIVIAALILCLSASVLQIHEVHFTGDVALFLIVVIQVTLSGSVLVHSGRRPNLFWVKCMLVLHLISAAFATAALGLMSKHLPYRQDSYHCEHCRKLELHAVQHCFRKCTGLIEQKCKLLIDGILGTLVIFLVLELLICITAMLFGLSVLAAGGAQAPSQRPVYPQTRPPPVPAVQASPAAAEPSRVAVVVTEPDSDQVDYLSTPPTEPQVEPIDFLESEP is encoded by the exons ATGGACAGCAATGATAAAGACCCACTTCCTGTCAGGGGGACGCTCTCCCCGGGGCAACTGCAGTCCCACCTCAAGATGGAGCCCAAGACTCTGGGG GCGATCCAGATTGTCATCGCGGCTTTGATTCTGTGTCTGAGCGCGTCCGTGCTCCAGATCCACGAGGTCCACTTCACTGGAGACGTCGCCCTCTTCCTGATCGTTGTCATACAG GTGACGCTGTCTGGGTCGGTGTTGGTGCACAGCGGAAGGCGACCTAACCTCTTCTGG GTGAAGTGCATGCTCGTGCTGCATCTCATCAGTGCCGCGTTTGCCACCGCTGCGCTGGGTCTGATGTCCAAACACCTGCCGTACAGACAGGACTCGTACCACTGTGAACACTGCCGCAAACTGGAGCTGCACGCTGTG CaacattgtttcaggaaatgcaCCGGGCTGATCGAGCAAAAGTGTAAA CTGCTGATTGACGGCATCCTGGGGACGCTGGTGATCTTCCTGGTGCTGGAGCTGTTGATCTGCATCACAGCCATGCTGTTTGGACTCAGCGTCCTCGCCGCTGGTGGAGCTCAG GCTCCCAGCCAGAGACCCGTCTATCCACAGACTCGCCCTCCACCTGTTCCAGCTGTGCAGGCGTCTCCAGCTGCAGCTGAACCATCTCGG gtggcagtagtGGTAACTGAACCAGATTCGGATCAGGTGGATTACCTGTCCACCCCGCCCACTGAGCCGCAGGTGGAGCCCATCGACTTTCTGGAGTCAGAACCGTGA